One Acidobacteriota bacterium genomic region harbors:
- a CDS encoding LON peptidase substrate-binding domain-containing protein — MLPPLIPLFPLPSVVLFPNVLLPLHIFEPRYQQMLADALAGDRVIGMALLQAGWEDSDDGRPGVFPIGCAGVITHVEALPDGRSNIVLRGLTKFRIQSEDGSKPYRVAQVEPIVEGVSRGDRERLFAIRNRLEEVVLAAALKGRRERQFPPDIPDEDLVNALSQYLELEPLERQALLESEGVVSRAKRLLELLEMKVIAYRAPGDDRVH; from the coding sequence ATGCTCCCGCCGCTCATCCCGCTGTTCCCGCTGCCGTCGGTGGTGCTCTTCCCGAACGTGCTGCTGCCGCTGCACATCTTCGAGCCTCGCTATCAGCAGATGCTGGCCGACGCGCTCGCCGGCGACCGCGTCATCGGGATGGCGCTGCTGCAAGCGGGATGGGAGGACAGCGACGATGGACGCCCCGGCGTGTTCCCGATCGGCTGCGCCGGCGTCATCACGCACGTCGAAGCCCTCCCCGACGGCCGCTCGAACATCGTCCTGCGGGGACTGACGAAGTTCAGGATCCAGAGCGAGGACGGCTCCAAGCCGTACCGCGTGGCCCAGGTCGAGCCGATCGTCGAAGGGGTGTCGCGCGGGGACCGCGAGCGCCTGTTTGCCATCCGCAACCGGCTCGAGGAAGTCGTGCTGGCGGCAGCGTTGAAAGGGCGTCGCGAGCGGCAGTTCCCGCCCGACATCCCGGACGAAGACCTCGTCAACGCGCTCTCGCAGTACCTCGAGCTGGAGCCGCTGGAACGGCAGGCGCTCCTCGAATCGGAGGGGGTCGTCTCACGCGCGAAGCGGCTGCTCGAGCTGCTCGAGATGAAGGTGATCGCGTACCGGGCGCCGGGGGACGACCGGGTACACTGA
- the ypdA gene encoding YpdA family putative bacillithiol disulfide reductase, with amino-acid sequence MELRDVIVVGAGPAGLATAIAATKAGLSCQIIEKGALVNSLLHYPRHMTFFTTPELMEVGGLPFVSPNDKPSRLEALRYYRRAADALALDICFDEAVLRIERHTPDATPHPVFAIETRSERGVRRVSHARAVVIATGAYDVPNLLGVPGEDLPHVSHYYTEPHPYYRKNVVVVGGRNSAAEAALDLHRSGARVTIVHRRAALGESIKYWVKPDIENRIAEGSIAARFNTRVVEITPSLVIVESAGHREKIPADAVFLLIGYRSDPVLLRNAGVDLDPDTRGPVHDSETFETNVPGLFVAGAVTAGIESGRIFIENGRLHGEVVVKSIVRHLSPTT; translated from the coding sequence ATGGAGCTACGGGACGTAATCGTGGTGGGCGCCGGGCCGGCCGGCCTGGCCACCGCCATCGCCGCGACGAAAGCCGGACTGAGCTGCCAGATCATCGAGAAGGGGGCGCTGGTCAACTCGCTGCTGCACTACCCGCGGCACATGACCTTCTTCACGACGCCAGAGTTGATGGAAGTCGGCGGGCTGCCGTTCGTCAGCCCGAACGACAAGCCGTCACGGCTGGAGGCCCTGCGGTACTACCGCCGCGCGGCCGACGCGCTCGCGCTCGACATCTGCTTCGACGAGGCCGTGCTCCGCATCGAGCGGCACACGCCGGATGCCACGCCCCATCCGGTCTTCGCGATCGAGACACGGTCGGAGCGAGGCGTGCGTCGCGTCAGCCACGCGCGGGCGGTCGTGATCGCGACCGGCGCGTACGACGTGCCGAACCTGCTTGGCGTCCCGGGCGAGGACCTGCCGCACGTGTCGCACTACTACACCGAGCCGCACCCGTACTACCGCAAGAACGTGGTGGTCGTTGGCGGCAGGAATTCGGCGGCGGAGGCGGCGCTCGACCTCCATCGATCGGGGGCGCGCGTGACGATCGTCCACCGCCGGGCGGCGCTCGGCGAGTCGATCAAGTACTGGGTGAAGCCCGACATCGAGAACCGGATCGCGGAGGGTTCGATCGCGGCGCGGTTCAACACGCGCGTCGTCGAGATCACGCCGTCGCTGGTCATCGTCGAATCGGCGGGCCATCGGGAGAAGATTCCGGCCGACGCCGTCTTCCTGCTCATCGGATACCGGTCCGACCCCGTGCTGCTCAGGAATGCCGGCGTCGACCTGGATCCGGACACGCGCGGCCCGGTCCACGATTCGGAGACCTTCGAGACCAACGTGCCGGGGCTCTTCGTGGCGGGTGCGGTGACCGCCGGCATCGAGAGCGGCCGCATCTTCATCGAGAACGGCCGGCTCCACGGGGAAGTCGTGGTCAAGTCGATCGTGCGGCATCTTTCACCGACGACCTAA
- a CDS encoding amidohydrolase family protein, with product MKRHVAVLCVAVVLACAWIVSARQEDAALVLVNANLVDPRDGRIAARATVVIRGARIESVGSGAAPAGARVIDLGGKYLVPGLIDAHVHIANLRALRAALDSGVTTVRSSGVSGFVDVGMRELVRRGAVTAPDVVAAGYHVRPQLAEEAFFDAPDLSTLMRTGVATEEGIRRVVRANLARGVDWIKILATERAGTADTDPRKQVYLEAELRAAVQEAATRNVPVQAHAHGDEGAMAAVRAGVRSIEHGTYLSDATLRLMKEKGTYLVPTYTTVVDLTEPGGDYDVPALRIRGGHMLPRLAGTVQRAHRIGVKIVTGADTGYGPNSLTRISQEVTNFVELGMTPLQALQAATTTAAELLRLDGRVGVLAPGFEADAIAVETNPLEHPRALQDVLLVISNGRVGANRLDMEKKAGTN from the coding sequence ATGAAGCGTCACGTGGCCGTGTTGTGCGTCGCGGTTGTTCTCGCATGCGCGTGGATCGTCTCCGCGCGGCAGGAAGACGCGGCCCTTGTTCTCGTCAACGCCAACCTCGTCGATCCGCGCGATGGGCGGATCGCGGCGCGCGCCACCGTCGTGATCCGCGGTGCACGCATCGAGTCGGTTGGATCCGGCGCGGCGCCCGCGGGCGCCCGCGTGATCGACCTCGGCGGCAAGTACCTCGTTCCCGGTCTCATCGACGCCCACGTCCACATCGCGAATCTCCGGGCGCTGCGCGCCGCGCTGGATTCGGGCGTCACGACCGTCCGCAGTTCCGGCGTGTCTGGATTTGTCGACGTGGGGATGCGCGAGCTGGTGCGGCGCGGGGCGGTCACGGCGCCGGATGTCGTGGCGGCCGGCTACCACGTGCGCCCGCAACTGGCGGAAGAGGCGTTTTTCGACGCCCCCGATCTGTCGACGCTGATGCGGACCGGGGTCGCGACGGAGGAGGGCATCCGTCGCGTCGTGCGCGCGAACCTGGCGCGCGGCGTGGATTGGATCAAGATTCTCGCGACCGAGCGCGCCGGAACCGCCGACACGGATCCGCGCAAGCAGGTGTACCTGGAAGCCGAGCTGCGCGCCGCCGTGCAGGAGGCCGCGACCAGGAACGTCCCGGTCCAGGCGCACGCGCACGGCGACGAGGGGGCGATGGCGGCGGTGCGTGCCGGGGTGCGCAGCATCGAGCACGGCACGTACCTGTCCGACGCGACGTTGCGGTTGATGAAGGAGAAGGGCACCTATCTGGTGCCGACCTACACCACCGTCGTCGATCTCACCGAGCCGGGCGGCGACTACGACGTCCCGGCGCTGCGGATCCGCGGCGGCCACATGCTTCCGCGGCTTGCCGGCACCGTGCAGCGCGCGCATCGGATCGGGGTGAAGATCGTCACCGGCGCCGATACGGGTTACGGCCCGAACAGCCTCACGCGCATTTCGCAGGAGGTCACGAACTTCGTCGAGCTGGGCATGACGCCGTTGCAGGCGCTGCAGGCGGCGACGACCACCGCGGCGGAGCTGCTGCGCCTCGACGGGCGGGTCGGCGTGCTGGCGCCCGGCTTCGAGGCGGACGCGATCGCGGTGGAGACCAATCCGCTGGAGCATCCGCGCGCGCTGCAGGACGTCCTGCTCGTCATCAGCAACGGCCGCGTTGGAGCGAACCGTCTCGACATGGAGAAGAAGGCGGGAACGAACTGA
- the folE gene encoding GTP cyclohydrolase I FolE, producing MYNTRMQEIIRQLLEQLGEDPDREGLLDTPARVERALRFLTSGYRTDVDGVINEALFSVDYNEMVIVRDIDFYSLCEHHMLPFFGKCHIAYLPQGRVIGLSKIPRIVDVFSRRLQIQERLTQQIADIIRDKINPMGVAVVIEATHLCMSMRGVEKQNSYAVTSAMLGVFREDARTRSEFLELIKRPEPARRLSTPERSLVAD from the coding sequence ATGTACAATACGAGGATGCAGGAGATCATCCGTCAGTTGCTCGAGCAGCTCGGCGAGGACCCGGACCGCGAAGGCCTGCTCGACACGCCCGCGCGGGTGGAGCGGGCCCTGCGCTTCCTCACGAGCGGCTACCGGACCGACGTGGACGGCGTCATCAACGAGGCGCTGTTTTCCGTCGATTATAACGAGATGGTGATCGTGCGGGACATCGACTTCTACAGCCTGTGCGAGCACCACATGCTGCCGTTCTTCGGCAAGTGCCACATCGCCTACCTCCCGCAGGGGAGGGTGATCGGCCTGAGCAAGATTCCGCGGATCGTCGACGTCTTCAGCCGGCGCCTGCAGATCCAGGAGCGGCTCACGCAGCAGATCGCCGACATCATCCGCGACAAGATCAACCCGATGGGCGTCGCCGTCGTGATCGAGGCCACGCACCTCTGCATGTCGATGCGCGGCGTTGAGAAGCAGAACTCGTACGCCGTCACCAGCGCGATGCTCGGCGTCTTCCGCGAGGATGCGCGGACGCGCTCGGAGTTCCTGGAGCTGATCAAGCGCCCCGAGCCGGCCAGGCGTCTGTCGACGCCCGAGCGGTCGCTCGTCGCCGATTGA
- a CDS encoding 3-hydroxybutyryl-CoA dehydrogenase yields the protein MIRTVGVLGCGLMGSGIAQVAAQSGYKTIVREVEQSFLDKGLGRINKFLSDGVEKGKVSPEAREKTLANLKGTTSFDDFKDCDIVIEAIIENIDEKARACAALEAVVGARTIFCSNTSSLCITELAAKTKRADRFAGLHFFNPVPLMKLVEVIRGLTTSDDTYRAVFQFAQSLGKEPITAPDKPGFIVNRLLVPYLLDAIRSYEHGLGTLEDIDKGMKLGTGYPMGPFTLLDFVGLDTTYYIANIMFEEYREPAYAPPPLLKRMVLAGRLGRKSGQGFYKY from the coding sequence ATGATTCGAACAGTGGGCGTACTCGGTTGCGGTTTGATGGGGTCGGGGATCGCGCAGGTGGCCGCGCAGTCTGGCTACAAAACGATCGTGCGCGAAGTGGAGCAGTCGTTCCTCGACAAGGGGCTCGGCCGCATCAACAAGTTCCTCTCCGACGGCGTCGAGAAGGGGAAGGTGAGCCCGGAGGCGCGCGAGAAGACGCTCGCCAACCTCAAGGGCACGACCTCGTTCGACGATTTCAAGGACTGCGACATCGTCATCGAGGCCATCATCGAGAACATCGACGAGAAAGCGCGCGCCTGCGCGGCGCTCGAGGCCGTCGTGGGGGCGCGGACCATCTTCTGCTCGAACACCTCGTCGCTCTGCATCACGGAGCTGGCGGCGAAGACGAAGCGGGCGGACCGGTTCGCCGGGCTGCATTTCTTCAACCCCGTGCCGCTGATGAAGCTCGTCGAGGTGATCCGCGGGTTGACGACCAGCGACGACACGTATCGCGCGGTGTTCCAGTTCGCGCAGTCGCTGGGGAAGGAGCCGATCACCGCGCCCGACAAGCCGGGCTTCATCGTCAACCGGCTGCTCGTGCCGTACCTGCTCGATGCCATCCGGTCCTACGAGCATGGCCTCGGCACGCTCGAGGACATCGACAAGGGCATGAAGCTCGGAACCGGCTACCCCATGGGGCCGTTCACGCTGCTGGATTTCGTGGGGCTCGACACGACCTACTACATCGCGAACATCATGTTCGAGGAGTATCGCGAGCCGGCGTACGCGCCCCCGCCGCTGCTGAAGCGGATGGTGCTCGCCGGGCGCCTCGGGCGGAAGAGCGGGCAGGGGTTCTACAAGTACTGA